The Desulfurellaceae bacterium genome has a window encoding:
- a CDS encoding DUF3617 family protein, whose product MRYALLLTVLVGVGLQTLPAHVEAFDITPGKWRFEYESRASFQPQPQKRTDTQCVTDPNWDPAASVAKSSHCQLSDIEQDATSFSGTLTCGRGQGNSPMTGSMTYTSTGTSLTGRTAFKGEGYEMEMQTSGTRIGECD is encoded by the coding sequence ATGCGGTATGCCCTGCTCTTGACGGTCCTGGTTGGTGTGGGATTGCAGACGCTCCCGGCCCACGTTGAGGCTTTTGACATCACGCCCGGGAAGTGGCGTTTTGAGTATGAGAGCCGGGCGTCATTTCAGCCCCAGCCGCAGAAGCGCACCGATACCCAGTGCGTCACGGATCCGAACTGGGACCCGGCGGCCTCGGTCGCCAAGAGCAGCCACTGTCAGCTCAGTGATATCGAGCAAGACGCCACCTCATTCAGCGGGACTCTGACCTGCGGCCGTGGGCAGGGCAACTCGCCCATGACCGGAAGCATGACCTATACCTCGACCGGCACCAGCCTGACCGGCCGCACTGCCTTCAAAGGCGAAGGCTACGAGATGGAAATGCAAACCAGCGGCACCCGAATCGGCGAGTGCGACTGA